DNA sequence from the Hippoglossus stenolepis isolate QCI-W04-F060 chromosome 17, HSTE1.2, whole genome shotgun sequence genome:
TCTGGAGAGGCTCAAAAGACATCAGCTCCTCAGAAGAAGATCGAGGAGCCACCGGTTACCTCTGCAATCAAGACGAAGCAGGTGGTGAAGATGGTGACCAGCAGCGTTCAGGAGAAAGGTGCAGGCGTCGGGCTCCTGACCGAGAAGATCACGAGAGACGCTCTGCCATCGGCCGAGGAGATCGACAGGCTGTTGACGAAGAAAAGCTCGCCCACGCTCCGCAGGAAGTGCTCCAACATGGTGTCGTCGCTGACCAAAAGCTGGAAGAAGGTGGAGAAAGAGCAGAAGTTTGGAAAAGAAGGAGCAAGAGCAGGAAAGTCACAGACCGGTGGTTTAGATAAAGAGGAAAGTGGACATCCTGAGGAAGTAGATGATGCTCAAACAcgcacagaaaacattttgaaagaatCAGAGGAAAGAGACGGTGAAGGAGACTTTGAGTCAGCGGTGAAGATTAAAAGACCTTCAGTCCCAACGTGAGTCTCTTCTGCATATGCAAAAGTTGTTAAGATAAAGTTAATTCTGCACTTTGAGCTAAGGGTTCGGGTTAGAGGCCTTAAAGGCACCGTAATGACTCATGTtgatgtcatcacacacacaaatttagGTTCGTTATCCACTATGTCCTCTTGTATCTCATGATTACGTCCGTTAGACTCTTATCTATTAGACCTTGCTCCAGatgtattattgtatttatttgtaatccATGATCTCTTCCAGGTACAAAAACCAAGCTGAAGACGCCAACAAGATCAATGCTCTCTCCAAGAAATACAGCGCCGTGGGAAACCTCAAGAGCCGCTGGCAGAACTGGGCCTCGGATCACACGGTTACCCAGAGACTAAACCCCTTCAGCGAGTACTTTGACCACGACTACTCCATGTCTCTCCGCCTCCAGAAGGGCCAGGAGGGTTACGGACGCCCCAAGGAGGGAACCAAAACAGCCGAGCGAGCCAAACGAGCCGAGCAGCACATCCACCGTGAGATCGCTGACATGTGTTTCGTGATCAGGACGATGGTCGACCCGGACCCGGACGGAAAGACCCGCATCACGTTCGGAGAGCTGTTCGACAGATACGTGCGGATCTCCGACAAGGTGGTGGGGATCCTGATGAGAGCCAGGAAACACGGGAAGGTGGCGTTCGAAGGGGAGATGCTGTGGCAAGGCCAGGATGATGGGGTGATCATTACGCTGCTGGTGTGATGCTAACACCCGGGTCAAAGTTGTGCTGGCCTTGGTCTGCTCAGTGGAAAGCTGCAGAACAATGTCACAGGGATACAGACAAGTCAAAGCTTGGTGGAGGAGTCGATGTGGATTAATTTTGTAGATACTTGAAGACTGGGTGTGTGAGCTGTCGTTGACCCGTTTCGAGAAATCTTTGAAGACTTTGAGGTTTTGATTCACGAGCTCTGGAGAGATGAAGTCCTGGTTTCTTGTCTTCTCGTGTTTCCGTTCAGGTCGGGGGTGCAGACTCTCATACGTGTGTCTCTCCTGCACTTTCTTTATGCCTCATGCTAATGAGATATTTAAGTACGTGTTAATACACCAAACAACCGGCGGCTTTGCAGTTTACTGTGGCGCAGTAATTCAGACACGGATTGGGTTTCATCGCCTGAATTCCTGCAGCTCAGCATTCATTAGACTGTAGCAGGCACAATGCAGGGAACAGAGCCGAGCGCAGCACTTTTAAATCTCATGGCCTGTTAGACTGAGGCTGTTATAATTAATGTAAAGGAAGACCAGGACTCTCTTAGGATTAAAAATAACTTTCTACCCCTTCCTGTTATTGATTCATCAGGTTTTgtcaaatcacacacagaacacaaacacaaagagaaatacaGGAATAAGATATAACGAATTAAAATAACTTGTACAACAGAGGTACCTGGTTATGTACTGTAAAGTCAAAGCTAAACTACTGAACCACTGGGTGATAGTTTTCAATCTAGCTTTATTTAAGTATTcagttaaaagtaaaagtactgtaGTGTACAGTACTCagtgaaaagttgtttttagttttttggccactagggggcaacAAAAAGAAGCTGTGAGCACGTCTCATTATCCTTTAAGTTGATGagtgtgtttcttgtttttcaaaCTATTCAACACAAGTTGGTGCCACTGACTTTCCATCAGCGTCTCTGTGTCGCAGGCTCAAGTCACTTTGTTTAAGTTAAAGCAAGAATATTTAGTCTTTTCTTGTGTAATTTGGATTTGAACTTATTGTTATAACCTTTACATTTGCACATTAAGTCTCCTCCtgtaaaacatttgataaaGACCCATTtagacctttaaaaaaaagaggagagcaggaagaaggcagaaaaacactgacacgTACGTGAGCTGGCACGTGTTACCATGCAACAAATAGAGACTTCCTCATACTGCACATTATCTCTTCATCTGTCAATAATGATGCTTGAAAACAGTGACACGTGAAGCAGACGTCTGGGGCAGATTCTGATTCCTACTTGCAGTAACTGTACCACCTGTCCTAGGGAGACACTGTGGCCTGAAGGGACCTGTATCTACTTCCATTTTGACTTACGAGTGCAGCGGTGGTTGTAAACCCGCCTGTTTGGAATGATTTACtcggcctgtgttaatgctctgcaGTCTACTTCAGAATAATAATGCCCTGTCATCAGTGCATCCTCCTCAACTGGTTGTATATTAAACCgtcactttttttaatgtttgtgtgctgaacgttgtgtgcagagctttttataaagaGCCTATGGTGCGGAGTGAAAACTTTgcattcatcctacctggtttatctgcaatgaaaatgaaatgaaatgaaaatggctGCTTGATTACCTCTGgtgtagtttatccgaggacgtAGAAGACACACCACTTCaccccccactgactgctacagagcgctggtacgtggttttttaaaacaagaataTTTATATCTGTGTTAACATTAAACGGATCGCATGTCAGAATTGCACTGAACtcagcactgcacttcctcgggTAATTTACAACAGAcaagccaagtgtgaagccgataaaaTGAACGGTTTGTGAGTTACACGCTTCatatacagacagaaagacttttaaattcactgtaACAACAACATGTTGGTGGATTTTGTCTCTACGCTCGAACATTATACAAAGACAGGTAATAATATAACAGAATAAACAACCTTTGCCTACAGGAGCAAACGTTTCACCCTCACTTAGCATCTTGAATAGCAGATGACACACTGCATAAGCTACTGTAAGACAGTAGGTGTGTCGTGTTGGAAATGTTCTGTATAATTAGCTTAACAAAGAGGATTTACAAGTCTTTTCTGTCGCTGGCAGTTCAAAGACCTGGTAATTATGTTCGACACATTTAGACACAGTCACTGTCAAAGTAtaagctgctgttttcactgcTCTCGGGAGTTGAGAGCAAAAAAACAACGAGCGTTCCACAAAACCCGAATCTGTGGATGTCGGGGAATTTTTAGAGCCGAATtcaaatgcacaaataaatTATGCATGTCACAGAAATTCTACAGTGTGGAAGCTGCATGGTGCATAGTCCATGAGAAACAGGAGAATAATAAACAATGTCTGTGTATATAATCAAACCAGTTCTCCTGAGGTCACACGATGGCTGTTTTCTAACTGTGTCCAGATTATGATACCGATCTGGTGAAGGTACTTTTAGTGTCTTTGTACCTGTTCTCATGGGAAAACTTTGCTGATGACCTGAGTTACCAGTTAGCGAAGCCTATTTCAATATGAAGTACACACAGGAATAGTTTATGGGCAAGacacttatttgctttcttgtcaAGCGTTTGATGCCAAATAGCCAAATACAAAGATGGAACCAGTTAGCTTAGCCTAGCATAGAGATAGGAATGGGGGGAAACTAAATCTAATATGTACAACAACAGAATTTAAACAGGTTTATTTGTTGGCGTGGTGCAGTTACTTTACTCTAACcaccatgaggtcaccaggtaACAAATGGAGACACCGGCAAAGTCAATGCGCCTGTTCAGGAAACAGTCACATAACCCTGAGTTTAATCACAATTTTTCATACTTATACTCAGTTTTTGTTTGACTCCATCAGATGGTCACCAGATGTGTTgacctttggacagagccaggcttcTCCGCTGTTCTCTTGTTTCCGGACTTTGCGCTAAGAGAAGCTAAACTGGCAGTCGGGACCGTGTACGAAGTATAATTCATCAGTAGTTGTTCACgttgttaatttaaaaaaacgttaCTTTTGGGGGGTTGTTGCCTAATTGCTTTCGTGTACAGATGTAAAATGAATGGGCATGGATCTGATAGCCGATAAGTACGTACAATACAGTTCAGCGCAACACAGAGAAAACTTTTTCCTTTATCCAACGTGAGAAATTAAAATTGTCAGTAAGtccaaagaggaaacacaagtATAAACTCAGGAGGCTCCAAGTCTTAATTGACTTTATAAAGTAGCTGTGACAGACTTCAAAGCCCACCACCCAGGGAGCGCCGAGCACTACACTTCCCAGCATCCTCTGGGGGGCGGCGGCAGCAGCTGTGAGCTCCGGCTCGCCCGCAGCAAAGTGATGAGAACAAGCCGAACAAGGTACAATGAGCGGGGGGAGCGACGAGTTGTACATTTCACCGGTGATGCGCGGATCTGCGGAGGAGCGCGATGGCTGTTGAAGGTAAGACGCGTCATTCCATCAGGACATTTTGCGCTCTTTATTTCCCCTTTAACGCAAAAGATAATAGGAGGACTggagctgcgtgtgtgtgtgtttttgttgtgtgtgtgtgtgtgtgtgtgttgtcaggtcAAATGTGTCAGTCGGTCGCAGcctgtgttgtgtctgcacCAGCCTCACTGTCCTGGTCATCCTCTGGTATCACTCCTCCATTGAACCGCCGCTGGTCTCTGCTGATGCATGACCATTACGCGCAGCCTCTGTGTGGCTCCacgcgtgcgtgcgtgtgtgtgtgtgtgtgtgtgtgtgtgtgtgtgtgtgcgccggGTAACAGGTCTGCAAACCCCGAGGAGCGTCCGGGTCTTTTGTGCGTAACCATCCCCGGTGTTGGTGCACCGGCTGCTGCGTGTTCTCTCCACCCCCCCATCGTCCTCTGGATGTAAGAGCCACACAGCTGCTCCGTGCTGTGGTGCAACAGGGTTTCTGTTTTACACCCAGGCTCTGCTCATCAGGTGGTGAGTGACATGTGGATCAGGGGACACGTCTAACCTGCGATTGACACTTGAGCTGTTTACTTAACTCCGGACGTTAGAGGTGAGACACAAGTGTCCAGAGATGCTCGGCCAGTCTCCTCACCTGATCGGGGGCATCTTGTGGATCCAGAACCCAATGAGAGGTAGGttaaaaaaacctgtgtgttttctgtgtgtttgcccATGCAGGTGTGGTTGGTATGAGGCACTGGCACAACTGCATTCTTCAACCGGATCATTCTTCTCTGACTTGGCTCATTTCAATGCACAATGtccacatgttgtgttgtgtgaccTGAACCTGTCTCTCCTGTTCGTCCCCAGATGTGTGTGGTCCTTTGTGTGgaattttgtgttgtttgccaGCACAAACATGCCCTGATAAGATTAAACGACTGAGGCTGATCTGCATGCAGAGCTGTAAATGTTGTTCTGCCGCATGCTTCTCATGTTTTCCCACTTCAAGGAATCCAAAATAGATGCGTGAAAATCTGCAGGATACTGTTTGCATAAAATCTATTCCAGGGATCAGCCTCACAACACTTGAACTGCATGTTCAAAAGTTTACATCTTAAATAACAGCAGTAATTTTCTCTTTAAGTTAAATAATTTACTTGCCGAACACCTGAAGCCTCTCAAGCTCTCTGGAGGTGTCCAACCTCACACTTCTACAACACCTGCTCAACAGTATCAAAAAAATCTCTTGCAAGTTGCACCTTTCCCGCTCTGGTGCCGCAGCTCCTTTTAGTGGTGCCGACCTACAGGTGTAAAGACATTACCACATGTGTCAGAGCTTGAAATAGGCCTGCGTGtttttaatgctgtctcaacgagcgcagcagcagcagcagccataaCGCTGCCAAGCCTCCAGCATCTCCCCGAGTTTCATTCGCACGCGGCCTCCTGGGATCCATCTTTCAAAGCCGCATAGAAGGCGGCGAGCGGCGGAGCTGCCTGCAGATGCACACTTTGTTCCAGGGCTGAATACTTCATCTGCTTTATCGGTttattcctcccttttctcGCACTGATTTTATCCAGGCTGACTCGGATGAATGAAACCAGCGCAATTCCGAAAGTTATGATTCCATTTTCTCAGTGTTATCTCCCGGTTTCACCTGGATTCATGTGGCTCAGAGAATCCTCACCTCTCAAATCTCTTGCTGTAAGATCCCATGCAGTCTGAGGAGTAGAATACTTGGAGGCTGCATAAATCATGTTTACACCAAAGccctttcagacatgaactctggaaaatgccGGGATACTTAGGTTCAGACATTtagtagtttgtgtttcacatatgaagaacgcagcaggagattgttcgggtcagacgtgttcacaacgaCAGGAACATGTCTGAAACAATCAGGTGAAGGGTGGCGTCTGGGTGGAgcggcaggaggcaggacatgacgtagaAATTCTGCGGAAATCATCAGTTTTTCTCGACACTGGCGTTTGGCTTCATCgtcaaaagctcttgaatctctttgtctttccaagttcTTCTTCGGCCTCTTGtacatgtatggctcctctttttcatctggaGATATTTGGATTCTTGGACATTTTACCTGGTGGGGGTTTGGACAGAAATGCtctagaaaatgtccagagcgaCTTATTCGAACATTTGCATTCTCCcgtacagcccctctggaaagtatccagacttcagtgcatgtctgagagcagctacaGCGTCACACCCGGcatcactgtgatttgtgactTGAGCAGCTCGAGCATCAATAGGAAAACTCTGTGCCGGCAACCGTGATTCACTGACTTGTGTCgctgagagagagatgaattCTGACTCACGTCCACTGAAGCTGCAAGAACTGATACGTCTGTCGGAATTTGGGGAGAAAACTAAACCCCCAAGGTCAGAGCGGATTTTGCTCGAGCAGCCGAAACGTTGTATTCAGCCCTGTCCTGCACTGTGGTTACAATATAATACACTGAAATACTTTTATCctcaaagatgatgatgatagaaaGGTTAGCGAGTATTTATTCAAGATACTTCACCACATTCCTGAGGGAgatattgtattatttacttCACACTACTGTATGTTTATTGGACAGCTATCgtttaattattgttgtttttcctccctcgTACCTCCATGATTCTTTCTGACTGTAGAAAATGCTCCAGAAGGACGGAGCTCACTGATCCTCCGTTTCTAAATTTGCCACATTTGGCTAAAAAAGCCCCGTTTCTTTTTTTAGATTGGATCTAATTAcaaactgcttttgtttttatctctgtgctACAAACAGAAACGGTCCCCGTGGACGGGACAAAGCTGCACATTCTCCTTCAATTTCAGATGCAACGTTTGAGAGAAATCACAACTGCGCCGTGTCAcggtttctgtgtttctgttccagTGCTCCACAAACCCCTTGAAGACAGAGAATATAGGTCAGctctttaaacatttataacacATGAGAAGACAATTAGCTCTTTGAAAAACCCACCAGTTTTTAGTGTTTCTCTCCGTACGAGCTTTTCTTTGGAAAAGACTTTGACTCAGTGAAGTTAATGagccacaacaacaaactgcacaGATTCCTGCAGAGCTCTGCCCACATGATACATAAAGCTGGTTAATAGTTTGAGAAAATTCTAATCAGGGTCTATCGTGGGTGTGAAATTTGATACAAGCTGCTAATAGTTTAAATTCCACAACATAATCTTTTCAGGAGCATTGTTTCTCCCTGCATGCATTGTTTTGAACAGCCTTTGCAAGTCGAGCTTGAAATTAAGAGCTTGGTGATAAGAAGGGTTTTGTGTTGGTGCCAGTGAGCGTCAGCGTTTCCCCGACACAACTCTTCTACCTGCAAGGAGACAAGTGTCTTTAGGAGAGTTGCATCATGAACATTAGTTCATATTATGCACTGACAAAAAACCCCAGTTAATCTCAGATGCAAATACAGATTCAAATCACTGTTTTAATTAGGCACTGCAATCACCCTCCTCCTGATGAGGAAGAGCACTCGGCCTCGTGTCCTCAGCTCGGTCTGAGGCGTCTTTCTCTCAAAAACTCATAACAGCTTATACGGACAAAGGGACGGTTCAATGATGATACATTAATTTTAGCCCTAACCATATTGACTGA
Encoded proteins:
- the abrab gene encoding actin binding Rho activating protein b, with product MNMSDKQSSQASQRKGSWQQWVTDNEEKQAGEPSGWAPSTLGGPTEEPRKTWVPKTPPAAQIQPTEGSQANAPTSGEAQKTSAPQKKIEEPPVTSAIKTKQVVKMVTSSVQEKGAGVGLLTEKITRDALPSAEEIDRLLTKKSSPTLRRKCSNMVSSLTKSWKKVEKEQKFGKEGARAGKSQTGGLDKEESGHPEEVDDAQTRTENILKESEERDGEGDFESAVKIKRPSVPTYKNQAEDANKINALSKKYSAVGNLKSRWQNWASDHTVTQRLNPFSEYFDHDYSMSLRLQKGQEGYGRPKEGTKTAERAKRAEQHIHREIADMCFVIRTMVDPDPDGKTRITFGELFDRYVRISDKVVGILMRARKHGKVAFEGEMLWQGQDDGVIITLLV